A region from the Streptomyces sp. 3214.6 genome encodes:
- a CDS encoding ABC transporter ATP-binding protein: protein MPPASVPLLELECATVRFGGRAVLDAVDLAVATHEVVCVLGPSGSGKSTLLRAVAGLQPLDSGRVLLDGRDQAGVPAHRRELGLMFQDHQLFPQRDVGGNVAFGLRMRAASRQEQADRVQELLNLVGLPGAARRAVAALSGGEQQRVALARALAPRPRLLMLDEPLGQLDRSLRERLVVELRELFGRLGTTVLAVTHDQGEAFALADRVVVMRDGRIAQSGTPLEVWQRPADAFVARFLGFDNVVEATVAGEVAVTPWGKVPVPAGSGQGARTLLVRPAGVRLVGAEEGLRCRVAARTFRGTHVAVHLQPEGAPRLEAACALREAPEVGGAVGVSFDSAEIVVLD from the coding sequence ATGCCACCTGCTTCTGTGCCGCTGCTCGAACTGGAGTGTGCCACCGTGCGGTTCGGCGGACGGGCGGTGCTGGACGCCGTCGATCTCGCCGTCGCCACGCATGAGGTGGTGTGTGTGCTCGGGCCCAGCGGCAGCGGCAAGTCGACGTTGCTGCGGGCGGTGGCCGGACTGCAACCCCTGGACTCCGGGCGGGTGCTGCTCGACGGACGCGACCAGGCGGGCGTGCCCGCGCACCGGCGGGAGCTCGGGCTGATGTTCCAGGACCATCAGCTGTTCCCGCAGCGGGACGTGGGTGGCAATGTGGCCTTCGGGCTGCGGATGCGGGCGGCCTCCCGGCAGGAACAGGCCGACCGCGTACAGGAGTTGCTGAACCTCGTGGGGCTTCCCGGCGCCGCCCGGCGGGCCGTCGCCGCGCTGTCCGGCGGGGAGCAGCAGCGGGTCGCGCTGGCCCGGGCGCTCGCGCCTCGGCCCCGGCTGCTGATGCTGGACGAGCCGCTCGGTCAGCTCGACCGGTCGCTGCGGGAGCGGCTGGTCGTCGAACTGAGGGAACTCTTCGGCCGGTTGGGGACCACGGTCCTCGCGGTGACGCACGACCAGGGCGAGGCGTTCGCGCTCGCCGACCGGGTCGTGGTGATGCGGGACGGGCGAATCGCCCAGTCCGGTACGCCTCTTGAGGTGTGGCAGCGTCCGGCGGACGCGTTCGTGGCCCGCTTCCTCGGCTTCGACAACGTGGTGGAGGCGACCGTCGCCGGGGAGGTCGCGGTCACGCCGTGGGGCAAGGTGCCGGTGCCGGCCGGGTCCGGGCAGGGGGCGCGCACGCTGCTCGTCCGGCCCGCCGGGGTGCGCCTGGTGGGCGCGGAGGAGGGCCTGCGCTGCAGGGTCGCCGCCCGCACCTTCCGGGGCACCCATGTCGCCGTGCACCTCCAGCCGGAGGGCGCACCGAGGCTGGAGGCGGCGTGCGCGCTGCGGGAGGCGCCGGAGGTCGGGGGCGCTGTGGGGGTGTCCTTCGACTCGGCCGAAATCGTCGTGCTGGACTGA
- a CDS encoding ABC transporter permease, which translates to MDLARTEVALEKGPPGKRAPVKDAPGKGAKGSAAARLALMTVPVAFFAVFFAYPVAAIVARGLKTDGGWQFGRLWDVLAQSDIRHVLWFTTWQALASTALTLLVALPGAYVFARLDFPGKQVLRAVVTVPFVLPTVVVGTAFLALVGRGGLLDELWGVRLDTTVWAILLAHVFFNYAVVVRTVGGLWAQLDPRQEEAARMLGASRLRAWRTVTLPALGPAVAAAALMVFLFTFTSFGVVQILGGPTFSTLEVEIYRQTSEIFDLSTAAVLTIVQFVAVGAILAVHAAAVRRRETALRLVDASVTARRPRGTGQWTLLAGVLATIAVLLVLPLAVLVQRSLDAPGFAYYRALTSDDGNVFLVPPIEAIGNSLQYAVAATAIAVLIGGLAAAALTRRDAGRLVRGFDALLMLPLGVSAVTVGFGFLIALDEPPLDLRGTWILVPLAQALVGVPFVVRTMLPVLRAVDQRLREAAAVLGASPWRVWREVDLPMVRRALLVAAGFAFAVSLGEFGATVFIARPDNPTLPVAVARLLGRAGELNYGQAMALSTILMIVCAVALLVLERLRTDRTGEF; encoded by the coding sequence ATGGACCTCGCTCGTACTGAAGTAGCCCTGGAGAAGGGGCCCCCGGGGAAGCGCGCACCCGTGAAGGACGCCCCCGGGAAGGGCGCCAAGGGGAGCGCGGCGGCGCGGCTCGCTCTGATGACCGTGCCCGTCGCGTTCTTCGCCGTCTTCTTCGCCTACCCGGTCGCCGCGATCGTCGCGCGCGGCCTGAAGACGGACGGCGGCTGGCAGTTCGGGCGGTTGTGGGACGTGCTGGCGCAGTCCGACATCCGGCACGTCCTGTGGTTCACCACCTGGCAGGCGCTCGCGTCCACCGCGCTCACGCTGCTGGTCGCGCTGCCGGGTGCGTATGTGTTCGCGCGGCTGGACTTTCCGGGCAAGCAGGTGCTGCGGGCCGTCGTCACCGTTCCGTTCGTGCTGCCGACGGTCGTCGTCGGCACGGCGTTCCTCGCGCTCGTCGGGCGCGGCGGGCTGCTCGACGAGCTGTGGGGCGTACGGCTGGACACCACCGTGTGGGCGATCCTGCTCGCGCATGTCTTCTTCAACTACGCGGTCGTCGTACGGACTGTGGGCGGGCTGTGGGCGCAGCTCGACCCGCGGCAGGAGGAGGCGGCGCGGATGCTGGGCGCGTCCCGGCTGCGGGCCTGGCGCACGGTCACGCTGCCGGCCCTCGGGCCCGCCGTCGCCGCCGCCGCGCTGATGGTCTTCCTCTTCACCTTCACCTCCTTCGGTGTGGTGCAGATCCTCGGCGGCCCCACCTTCTCCACCCTCGAAGTGGAGATCTACCGGCAGACCTCCGAGATCTTCGACCTGTCGACGGCCGCCGTCCTCACGATCGTCCAGTTCGTGGCCGTCGGCGCGATCCTCGCCGTGCACGCCGCCGCCGTACGACGGCGCGAGACCGCGCTGCGGCTCGTGGACGCCTCCGTGACGGCGCGCCGGCCGCGTGGGACCGGGCAGTGGACGCTGCTCGCCGGGGTGCTCGCCACGATCGCCGTGCTGCTGGTGCTGCCGCTCGCGGTGCTGGTGCAGCGCTCGCTGGACGCGCCCGGCTTCGCCTACTACCGGGCGCTGACCAGCGACGACGGCAATGTCTTCCTGGTTCCGCCGATCGAGGCGATCGGCAACTCGCTTCAGTACGCCGTCGCCGCGACCGCCATCGCGGTGCTGATCGGCGGGCTGGCTGCCGCGGCCCTCACCCGCCGGGACGCCGGGCGGCTGGTCCGTGGCTTCGACGCGCTGCTGATGCTGCCGCTCGGCGTCTCCGCCGTGACCGTCGGCTTCGGGTTCCTGATCGCGCTGGACGAGCCTCCGCTGGATCTGCGCGGTACGTGGATCCTGGTGCCGCTGGCGCAGGCGCTGGTCGGCGTGCCCTTCGTCGTACGGACCATGCTGCCGGTGCTGCGGGCGGTGGATCAGCGGCTGCGTGAGGCGGCGGCCGTGCTCGGGGCGTCGCCGTGGCGGGTGTGGCGGGAGGTGGACCTGCCGATGGTGCGGCGGGCGCTGCTGGTCGCCGCCGGGTTCGCCTTCGCTGTGTCGCTGGGGGAGTTCGGGGCGACCGTGTTCATCGCGCGGCCCGACAACCCGACGCTGCCGGTCGCCGTGGCACGACTGCTCGGGCGGGCCGGTGAGCTCAACTACGGCCAGGCGATGGCCCTTTCGACGATTCTGATGATCGTGTGCGCGGTGGCCCTGCTGGTGCTGGAGCGGCTGCGGACCGACCGGACGGGGGAGTTCTGA
- a CDS encoding thiamine ABC transporter substrate-binding protein, with translation MQNKTIVAVAVGLGLLTLSACGSTDGGGGATESKTVTLVSHDSWAVSKSVLADFEKQSGYKVKVLKDGDAGQAVNKAILTKDNPQGDVFFGVDNTLLSRALDNGLFQPYEAKGLAQVDARFQLDADKHRVTPIDYGDICVNYDKKYFAEHKLTPPASFDDLVKPAYKNLLVTENAATSSPGLGFLLGSAAKYGGDSWEGYWKKLKANGVKVVDGWEQAYNGEFSGSAGGRKAGADRPLVVSYASSPPAEVIFGDPKPTTAPTGVATGTCFRQVEFAGLLDNAANGKGGKALIDFLISKKFQEDMPLNMFVYPVVKGAAVPAEFTRYGPAAKDPETMDPAKIAARRDQWVKSWTSLVLK, from the coding sequence GTGCAGAACAAGACCATCGTGGCCGTGGCCGTGGGGCTCGGCCTGCTCACGCTGTCCGCGTGCGGGTCGACTGACGGCGGCGGGGGAGCGACGGAGTCCAAGACCGTGACCCTCGTCAGCCACGACTCGTGGGCCGTCTCCAAGAGCGTGCTCGCCGACTTCGAGAAGCAGTCCGGCTACAAGGTGAAGGTCCTCAAGGACGGCGACGCCGGGCAGGCCGTCAACAAGGCCATCCTCACCAAGGACAACCCGCAGGGCGACGTCTTCTTCGGAGTCGACAACACCCTCCTGTCCCGCGCCCTCGACAACGGGCTGTTCCAGCCGTACGAGGCGAAGGGGCTCGCGCAGGTCGACGCCCGCTTCCAGCTGGACGCCGACAAACACCGGGTCACGCCCATCGACTACGGCGACATCTGCGTCAACTACGACAAGAAGTACTTCGCCGAGCACAAGCTGACCCCGCCCGCCTCCTTCGACGACCTGGTGAAGCCCGCCTACAAGAACCTCCTCGTCACCGAGAACGCCGCCACCTCCTCGCCGGGCCTCGGCTTCCTGCTCGGCTCGGCCGCGAAGTACGGCGGCGACAGCTGGGAGGGCTACTGGAAGAAGCTCAAGGCGAACGGGGTGAAGGTCGTCGACGGCTGGGAGCAGGCCTACAACGGGGAGTTCTCCGGTTCGGCCGGGGGCAGGAAGGCGGGAGCGGACCGGCCGCTCGTCGTGTCGTACGCCTCCTCGCCGCCCGCCGAGGTGATCTTCGGCGATCCGAAGCCGACCACCGCTCCGACGGGCGTCGCGACCGGCACCTGCTTCCGCCAGGTCGAGTTCGCGGGGCTGCTGGACAACGCGGCCAACGGCAAGGGCGGCAAGGCGCTGATCGACTTCCTGATCAGCAAGAAGTTCCAGGAGGACATGCCGCTCAACATGTTCGTGTACCCGGTGGTGAAGGGCGCGGCCGTGCCCGCCGAGTTCACCCGGTACGGTCCTGCCGCCAAGGACCCCGAGACCATGGACCCGGCGAAGATCGCCGCCCGCCGCGACCAGTGGGTCAAGTCATGGACCTCGCTCGTACTGAAGTAG
- the rlmN gene encoding 23S rRNA (adenine(2503)-C(2))-methyltransferase RlmN, whose protein sequence is MPKPGELTFVAPRGAKKPPRHLADLSPAERKEVVAEIGEKPFRAKQLSQHYFARYAHDPAEWTDIPAGAREKLREALLPDLMSVVRHLSTDQGTTRKTLWRLFDGTLVESVLMRYPDRVTMCISSQAGCGMNCPFCATGQAGLDRNLSTAEIVHQIVDGMRALRDGDVPGGPARLSNIVFMGMGEPLANYKRVVGAIRALTDPAPDGLGLSQRGITVSTVGLVPAIHRFADEGFKCRLAISLHAPDDELRDTLVPVNTRWKVREVLDAGFEYTERSGRRLSIEYALIRDINDQAWRGDRLGRLLRGKPVHVNLIPLNPTPGSKWTASRPEDEKAFVEAIAAHGVPVTVRDTRGQEIDGACGQLAATER, encoded by the coding sequence ATGCCTAAGCCCGGAGAACTCACTTTCGTCGCCCCCCGCGGAGCCAAGAAGCCGCCGCGGCACCTCGCCGACCTCTCGCCCGCCGAGCGGAAGGAGGTTGTGGCGGAGATCGGTGAGAAGCCGTTCCGTGCCAAGCAGCTGTCGCAGCACTACTTCGCGCGCTACGCGCACGACCCGGCGGAGTGGACGGACATTCCCGCCGGTGCGCGCGAGAAGCTGCGTGAGGCGCTGCTGCCGGACCTGATGTCGGTCGTCCGGCATCTGTCGACGGACCAGGGGACCACGCGCAAGACCCTGTGGCGGCTGTTCGACGGCACACTCGTGGAGTCGGTGCTGATGCGCTACCCGGACCGGGTGACCATGTGCATCAGCTCGCAGGCGGGGTGTGGGATGAACTGCCCGTTCTGCGCCACCGGGCAGGCGGGGCTCGACCGGAATCTGTCCACCGCCGAGATCGTGCACCAGATCGTCGACGGGATGCGGGCGCTGCGGGACGGGGACGTGCCCGGGGGGCCGGCCCGGCTGTCCAACATCGTCTTCATGGGGATGGGCGAGCCGCTCGCCAACTACAAGCGGGTCGTCGGCGCCATCCGCGCGCTCACCGACCCGGCGCCGGACGGGCTCGGGCTCTCGCAGCGGGGCATCACCGTGTCGACGGTCGGGCTGGTGCCCGCCATCCACCGGTTCGCCGACGAGGGCTTCAAGTGCCGGCTCGCGATCTCCCTGCACGCGCCCGACGACGAGCTGCGCGACACCCTCGTCCCCGTGAACACGCGGTGGAAGGTGCGGGAGGTGCTGGACGCCGGGTTCGAGTACACCGAGCGCTCCGGGCGCCGGCTGTCCATCGAGTACGCGCTGATCCGCGACATCAACGACCAGGCCTGGCGCGGTGACCGGCTTGGGCGGCTGCTGCGCGGCAAGCCCGTGCACGTCAACCTCATCCCACTCAACCCGACCCCGGGCTCGAAGTGGACGGCCTCCCGGCCGGAGGACGAGAAGGCGTTCGTCGAGGCGATCGCCGCGCACGGCGTCCCCGTGACCGTCCGGGACACCCGTGGTCAGGAGATCGACGGGGCGTGCGGTCAGCTCGCGGCCACCGAGCGGTAG
- a CDS encoding SRPBCC family protein codes for MSGFRDSIDVDRSPEDVWAYVIDPSHLPEWQQSAVSAEPLDPGPVGVGSRLRITRHVGRRDVPMTMEYTEYDPPRAWGLQGVDGPIRGHVHGEITPLDDGRRSRVTMELDFEGKGMGKVLLPLVVRPQVRKELPHNERLLKDRLEHGMA; via the coding sequence ATGTCCGGCTTCCGTGATTCGATCGACGTCGACCGCAGCCCCGAGGACGTCTGGGCGTATGTCATCGACCCGTCCCATCTGCCGGAGTGGCAGCAGAGCGCCGTCTCGGCGGAGCCACTCGACCCCGGTCCGGTGGGTGTGGGCTCCCGGCTGCGGATCACCCGGCACGTAGGCCGCAGGGACGTGCCGATGACCATGGAGTACACCGAGTACGACCCACCGCGCGCCTGGGGTCTGCAGGGCGTCGACGGGCCCATCCGCGGCCATGTCCACGGCGAGATCACTCCGCTCGACGACGGCCGCCGCTCCCGCGTCACCATGGAGCTCGACTTCGAGGGCAAGGGCATGGGCAAGGTCCTCCTCCCGCTCGTCGTCCGCCCCCAGGTCCGCAAGGAGCTCCCGCACAACGAACGGCTGCTGAAGGACCGGCTGGAGCACGGGATGGCGTAG
- a CDS encoding phosphatidate cytidylyltransferase, whose translation MNDSSWGSPPHTGSRAGYWGPVDQGPVQGAVPAGSAYDAPEAQQTRPMPVVPDVSAYGGHQDDDRGAARLGGPLFRDETYGGAHAGAARGDDTPSAQPPAAVPQNPEPMPDAPHPAPAPKKSAGRDLGAAIGVGVGLGVVIVASLFVVKAVFVGVIAVAVVVGLWELTSRLQERKGIKAPLVPLAVGGAAMVVAGYVRGPEGAWVAMALTALAVLVWRMTEPPEGYLKDVTAGVFAAFYVPFLATFVALMLTADDGAFRVMTFLLLTVVSDTGAYAVGWRFGRTKLAPRISPGKTREGLLGAVSFAMVAGALLMQFVIDDGTWWQGLLLGFAVAASATLGDLGESMIKRDLGIKDMGTLLPGHGGIMDRLDSLLPTAPVVWLLLVLFVGSG comes from the coding sequence ATGAACGACTCTTCCTGGGGCTCACCGCCACACACCGGGTCGCGGGCCGGGTACTGGGGGCCCGTCGACCAGGGGCCTGTCCAGGGCGCTGTCCCGGCGGGTTCCGCGTACGATGCGCCTGAGGCGCAGCAGACTCGCCCCATGCCCGTCGTCCCCGACGTATCCGCATACGGCGGTCACCAGGATGACGACCGGGGGGCCGCTCGGTTGGGCGGCCCCTTGTTCCGAGACGAGACCTATGGCGGCGCCCACGCCGGCGCCGCCCGTGGTGACGACACCCCGTCGGCACAGCCCCCTGCGGCAGTGCCGCAGAATCCGGAGCCCATGCCCGACGCCCCTCACCCGGCGCCCGCACCGAAGAAGAGTGCGGGCCGAGACCTGGGCGCGGCCATAGGGGTCGGGGTCGGGCTCGGTGTGGTGATCGTCGCGTCGCTGTTCGTCGTCAAGGCCGTGTTCGTCGGGGTGATAGCGGTCGCCGTCGTCGTGGGTCTGTGGGAGCTGACCAGCAGGCTGCAGGAGCGCAAGGGCATCAAGGCGCCGCTCGTGCCGCTCGCGGTCGGCGGCGCGGCGATGGTCGTCGCCGGCTACGTCCGGGGGCCCGAGGGCGCCTGGGTCGCCATGGCCCTCACCGCGCTCGCGGTGCTGGTCTGGCGGATGACGGAACCGCCCGAGGGCTACCTCAAGGACGTCACGGCCGGCGTCTTCGCCGCGTTCTACGTCCCGTTCCTGGCCACCTTCGTAGCCCTGATGCTCACCGCCGACGACGGGGCGTTCCGCGTCATGACGTTCCTGCTGCTGACGGTCGTCAGCGACACGGGCGCGTACGCCGTCGGCTGGCGCTTCGGCAGGACCAAGCTCGCCCCGCGCATCAGCCCCGGCAAGACCCGCGAGGGTCTGCTCGGCGCGGTGTCGTTCGCGATGGTCGCCGGCGCGCTGCTCATGCAGTTCGTGATCGACGACGGGACCTGGTGGCAGGGTCTGCTGCTCGGCTTCGCCGTCGCGGCCAGCGCCACGCTCGGCGACCTCGGCGAGTCCATGATCAAGCGGGACCTGGGCATCAAGGACATGGGCACGCTGCTCCCGGGCCACGGCGGCATCATGGACCGGCTGGACTCGCTGCTGCCCACGGCTCCGGTCGTATGGCTGCTGCTCGTGCTGTTCGTGGGTTCCGGCTGA
- the frr gene encoding ribosome recycling factor, translating to MIEETLLEAEEKMEKAVVVAKEDFAAIRTGRAHPAMFNKIVADYYGAPTPINQLASFSVPEPRMAVVTPFDKSALRNIEQAIRDSDLGVNPSNDGNIIRVVFPELTEERRRDYIKVAKGKGEDAKVSIRAVRRKAKDAIDKLIKDGEVGEDEGRRAEKELDDTTAKYVAQVDELLKHKEAELLEV from the coding sequence GTGATCGAAGAGACCCTCCTCGAGGCCGAGGAGAAGATGGAGAAGGCCGTCGTGGTCGCCAAGGAGGACTTCGCCGCGATCCGCACCGGCCGTGCGCACCCGGCGATGTTCAACAAGATCGTGGCCGACTACTACGGCGCGCCGACGCCGATCAACCAGCTGGCTTCGTTCTCCGTGCCGGAGCCGCGCATGGCGGTCGTGACCCCGTTCGACAAGAGCGCGCTGCGCAACATCGAACAGGCGATCCGCGACTCCGACCTGGGCGTCAACCCGAGCAACGACGGCAACATCATCCGGGTGGTGTTCCCCGAGCTCACCGAGGAGCGCCGCCGCGACTACATCAAGGTCGCCAAGGGCAAGGGCGAGGACGCCAAGGTGTCCATCCGCGCGGTCCGCCGCAAGGCCAAGGACGCGATCGACAAGCTCATCAAGGACGGCGAGGTCGGCGAGGACGAGGGCCGTCGTGCGGAGAAGGAGCTCGACGACACCACCGCGAAGTACGTCGCTCAGGTGGACGAGCTCCTGAAGCACAAGGAAGCGGAGCTGCTCGAGGTCTGA
- the pyrH gene encoding UMP kinase — protein MTTKAQKSDDGKVSGRFLLKLSGEAFAGGGGLGVDPDVVHKIAREIAAVVRDGAEIAVVIGGGNFFRGAELQVRGMDRARSDYMGMLGTVMNCLALQDFLEKEGIDSRVQTAITMGQVAEPYIPLRAVRHLEKGRVVIFGAGMGMPYFSTDTTAAQRALEIDAEALLMGKNGVDGVYDSDPKTNPAAVKFDALGYGDVITRDLKVADATAVTLCRDNKLPILVFELLAEGNIARAVKGEKIGTLVGEQGSRA, from the coding sequence ATGACCACCAAGGCCCAGAAGAGCGACGACGGCAAAGTGAGCGGCCGGTTTCTGCTGAAGCTGTCCGGAGAGGCCTTCGCCGGTGGCGGCGGCCTGGGTGTGGACCCCGACGTGGTGCACAAGATCGCCCGCGAGATCGCAGCCGTCGTCCGGGACGGCGCGGAGATCGCGGTCGTCATCGGCGGCGGCAACTTCTTCCGCGGCGCCGAACTGCAGGTACGCGGCATGGACCGGGCCCGCTCCGACTACATGGGCATGCTCGGCACGGTCATGAACTGCCTCGCCCTCCAGGACTTCCTGGAGAAGGAGGGCATCGACAGCCGGGTGCAGACCGCCATCACCATGGGCCAGGTCGCCGAGCCGTACATCCCGCTGCGCGCCGTGCGCCATCTGGAGAAGGGCCGCGTGGTCATCTTCGGCGCCGGTATGGGCATGCCGTACTTCTCCACCGACACCACCGCCGCCCAGCGCGCCCTGGAGATCGACGCCGAGGCGCTGCTGATGGGCAAGAACGGCGTGGACGGCGTCTACGACTCCGACCCGAAGACCAACCCGGCGGCCGTCAAGTTCGACGCCCTCGGCTACGGGGACGTCATCACCCGCGACCTGAAGGTCGCCGACGCCACCGCCGTCACGCTGTGCCGCGACAACAAGCTCCCGATCCTCGTCTTCGAGCTTCTGGCCGAGGGCAATATCGCTCGCGCCGTCAAGGGTGAGAAGATCGGCACGCTGGTGGGTGAGCAGGGCAGCCGGGCCTGA
- the tsf gene encoding translation elongation factor Ts, producing the protein MANYTAADVKKLRELTGAGMMDCKKALDEAEGNVEKAVEALRIKGQKGVAKREGRSAENGAVVSVIADDNSSGVLVELKCETDFVAKGEKFQAVANQIAQHVAATSPADLDALLGSEIEAGKTVQAFVDEANANLGEKIVLDRFAQFTDGFVSAYMHRTMPDLPPQIGVLVELDKPNADVAKGIAQHIAAFAPKYLSKEDVPAEVVESERRVAEETTRAEGKPEAALPKIVEGRLNGFFKDATLLGQPYALDNKKSVQKVLDEAGVTLKRFTRIKVGI; encoded by the coding sequence ATGGCGAACTACACCGCCGCCGACGTCAAGAAGCTCCGTGAGCTCACCGGCGCCGGCATGATGGACTGCAAGAAGGCGCTGGACGAGGCCGAGGGCAACGTCGAGAAGGCCGTCGAGGCGCTCCGTATCAAGGGCCAGAAGGGCGTCGCCAAGCGCGAGGGCCGCTCCGCCGAGAACGGCGCCGTGGTCTCCGTCATCGCCGACGACAACTCCTCCGGTGTCCTCGTCGAGCTGAAGTGCGAGACGGACTTCGTCGCCAAGGGCGAGAAGTTCCAGGCCGTCGCCAACCAGATCGCGCAGCACGTCGCCGCGACCTCCCCGGCCGACCTCGACGCCCTGCTCGGCTCCGAGATCGAGGCCGGCAAGACCGTCCAGGCGTTCGTGGACGAGGCCAACGCCAACCTCGGCGAGAAGATCGTCCTGGACCGCTTCGCGCAGTTCACCGACGGCTTCGTGTCCGCCTACATGCACCGCACGATGCCCGACCTGCCCCCGCAGATCGGTGTCCTCGTCGAGCTGGACAAGCCGAACGCCGACGTCGCCAAGGGCATCGCCCAGCACATCGCCGCCTTCGCGCCGAAGTACCTCTCCAAGGAGGACGTGCCGGCCGAGGTCGTCGAGTCCGAGCGCCGCGTCGCCGAGGAGACCACCCGCGCCGAGGGCAAGCCCGAGGCCGCCCTGCCGAAGATCGTCGAGGGTCGCCTCAACGGCTTCTTCAAGGACGCCACGCTGCTCGGCCAGCCGTACGCGCTCGACAACAAGAAGTCCGTCCAGAAGGTCCTGGACGAGGCCGGTGTCACCCTGAAGCGCTTCACGCGCATCAAGGTCGGCATCTGA